In Cyanobacterium sp. T60_A2020_053, the following are encoded in one genomic region:
- the mfd gene encoding transcription-repair coupling factor produces MTFSSVVRAMAQTPLSRELSQKLNPSAPLKLQGAPRLVKGLVTSALTPNHNLLIVCATLEEALRWMANIETMGHKRVFFYPTTSASPYEALSPESEMIWGQMQTLTNLLNTPQDSSAVVVTTEKALQPHLPPVEIFRQYCLDLVKGMTVDVQEIELKLAKMGYERVNLVETEGQWAKRGDLIDIFPVSAELPLRLEFFGDELEKIKEFDPASQRSLDNIERLTLTPSGWDSIIFHSLPTIEPILPYLSNFEQDNLKEGIFPEGATRFLGFAFPEVVNILAYFPSQTVVAVDEVAQCQAHSKIWTSQAEEKWQLINNTVEGALLPILHRDFSESLALIKYPQIHLSELSLDDSDGLNLSSRPLPVSPHQFAKLAELLRGKKEAYQTIDLSKYNSWLISAQPSRCVSLLQDHDCPVQFIPNPIDFPSIEKSHRQNIAVALKYSGQAELEGFILPTFRLVIVTDREFFGQHNLATPNYIRKRRKAVSKQVDLDKLRPNDYVVHKDHGIGQFLQLENLHSREYLVIKYADGLLRVPAENVEVLTRYRSSDSNPPKLYKLTGKEWQTLKNKAKKSIKKLAVDLVKLYATRANLNGYAYPEDSPWQRELEDSFPYEATPDQLKAIQDAKRDLESERPMDRLICGDVGFGKTEVAIRTIFKVVTAGNKQVAFLAPTTILSQQHYLNLLERFAPYPVNVGLLNRFRTASEKKEILQKLTTGELDIVVGTHQLLSKTIKYKDLGLLVIDEEQRFGVNQKEKIKAMKTSVDVLTLSATPIPRTLYMSISGVREMSLITTPPPSRRPIKTHIGAFNEDIIRTAIRNELDRGGQIFYVLPRIEGMEKVGEMLQEMIPTLRIGVAHGQMDEGELESTMLGFNNGEADLLLCTTIIESGLDIPRVNTIIVEDAHKFGLAQLYQLRGRVGRSGVQAHAWLLYPDNQILSDTARKRLRALQEFSQLGSGYHLAMRDMEIRGVGSLLGAEQSGQVEAIGFELYTEMLKEAINEIQGQEIPTVEDTQVDLNVMAFIPERYISDTDQKMDAYRALATATSQRQIKQIEADWLDRYGEIPPPAHLLLAIARLKQKGKSLGFSRIRMEGKQNLVLETPMQEPAWNIIMEKIPAHLRSRFVYAKNKVIVRGLGALKPPQQLESLNSWFDLILDSNPSFITDL; encoded by the coding sequence ATGACATTTTCCTCAGTGGTTAGGGCGATGGCTCAAACTCCCCTCAGCCGTGAATTAAGCCAAAAATTAAACCCTTCAGCGCCCCTCAAACTACAAGGCGCCCCTCGCCTCGTCAAAGGATTAGTCACCAGCGCCCTCACCCCTAACCATAATCTCTTAATCGTCTGTGCTACCCTTGAAGAAGCCCTGCGTTGGATGGCAAATATAGAGACAATGGGGCATAAACGAGTTTTTTTCTATCCAACCACCTCAGCAAGTCCTTATGAAGCTCTCAGTCCAGAATCAGAGATGATTTGGGGACAGATGCAGACTCTCACTAATTTACTAAATACTCCTCAAGATTCTTCGGCGGTGGTGGTGACAACGGAAAAAGCATTGCAACCGCATCTTCCCCCCGTGGAGATATTTCGGCAATATTGCCTTGATTTAGTTAAAGGCATGACGGTAGATGTGCAAGAAATTGAGCTTAAACTAGCAAAAATGGGCTATGAGCGCGTTAATTTAGTGGAAACGGAAGGACAATGGGCAAAAAGGGGAGATTTAATCGATATTTTTCCTGTTTCGGCGGAATTACCCCTGAGACTAGAATTTTTTGGCGATGAATTGGAGAAAATCAAGGAATTTGATCCCGCATCACAAAGGAGTTTAGATAATATTGAAAGGTTAACTTTAACCCCTAGTGGTTGGGATAGTATTATTTTTCATAGTTTACCCACCATAGAGCCTATATTACCATACTTGAGCAATTTTGAACAGGACAACTTAAAAGAGGGGATTTTTCCTGAAGGGGCAACTCGATTTCTCGGTTTTGCTTTCCCTGAAGTGGTTAATATTTTGGCTTATTTTCCTTCTCAAACCGTTGTAGCGGTGGATGAAGTGGCACAATGTCAAGCTCATAGCAAAATTTGGACAAGTCAAGCTGAGGAGAAATGGCAATTAATTAATAATACGGTGGAGGGCGCACTCCTCCCCATTTTACACCGTGATTTTTCTGAATCTTTAGCTTTGATTAAATATCCGCAAATTCATCTCAGTGAATTAAGTTTAGATGATAGTGATGGTCTTAACTTATCAAGTCGCCCTTTACCTGTTTCTCCCCATCAATTTGCTAAATTAGCCGAATTATTACGAGGAAAAAAAGAAGCCTATCAAACCATTGATTTGAGTAAGTATAATAGTTGGTTAATTTCCGCTCAACCTTCCCGTTGTGTATCATTATTACAAGATCATGATTGCCCTGTGCAATTTATCCCTAATCCTATAGATTTTCCTAGTATTGAAAAAAGTCATCGTCAAAATATTGCTGTTGCTTTAAAATATTCAGGACAAGCAGAATTAGAAGGGTTTATTTTACCTACTTTTCGTTTAGTAATTGTTACTGATCGAGAATTTTTTGGACAACATAATTTAGCCACTCCTAATTACATCAGAAAGCGCAGAAAAGCGGTATCAAAACAAGTTGATTTAGATAAGTTAAGACCGAATGATTATGTAGTGCATAAAGATCATGGAATTGGGCAGTTTTTACAATTAGAAAATTTGCACAGTAGAGAGTATTTAGTAATTAAATATGCTGATGGTTTATTAAGAGTACCGGCTGAAAATGTAGAAGTATTAACTCGTTATCGTAGCAGTGACAGTAATCCTCCTAAACTTTATAAACTAACAGGAAAAGAGTGGCAAACTCTCAAAAATAAAGCTAAGAAATCTATCAAAAAATTAGCGGTGGATTTAGTAAAATTATACGCCACTAGAGCAAACTTAAATGGCTATGCTTACCCCGAAGATTCTCCTTGGCAGAGAGAATTAGAAGACTCATTTCCCTATGAAGCAACACCAGATCAATTAAAAGCAATTCAAGACGCCAAAAGAGATTTAGAAAGTGAGCGCCCGATGGATCGTTTAATTTGTGGTGATGTGGGTTTTGGTAAAACTGAAGTAGCTATTAGAACTATTTTTAAAGTAGTAACAGCAGGTAATAAACAAGTGGCATTTTTAGCGCCCACCACCATTTTATCACAGCAACATTATCTTAATTTATTAGAAAGATTTGCTCCTTATCCGGTTAATGTAGGCTTATTAAATCGTTTTCGTACGGCATCAGAAAAAAAAGAAATTTTGCAAAAATTAACCACAGGGGAGTTAGATATTGTAGTCGGTACTCACCAACTTTTAAGCAAAACTATTAAGTATAAAGATTTGGGGTTATTAGTAATTGATGAGGAGCAAAGATTTGGGGTTAATCAAAAAGAAAAAATCAAAGCAATGAAAACTTCTGTTGACGTTTTAACCCTCAGTGCCACACCCATTCCTCGTACTTTGTATATGTCCATTTCTGGGGTTAGGGAAATGAGTTTAATTACTACACCTCCCCCCAGTCGGCGCCCGATTAAAACCCATATTGGCGCTTTTAATGAAGATATTATTCGCACGGCTATTCGCAATGAATTGGATCGAGGGGGACAAATTTTTTATGTTTTGCCACGCATTGAAGGCATGGAAAAAGTGGGGGAAATGTTGCAAGAGATGATTCCTACCCTGCGCATTGGGGTGGCGCATGGACAAATGGATGAGGGGGAATTAGAGTCAACCATGCTCGGTTTTAATAACGGTGAGGCTGATTTGCTGTTGTGTACAACGATTATTGAGTCAGGTTTGGATATTCCCCGTGTCAATACCATCATTGTGGAGGATGCGCATAAATTCGGTTTGGCGCAATTATATCAGTTGCGTGGTAGGGTGGGACGTTCGGGAGTTCAAGCCCATGCTTGGTTATTGTATCCTGATAATCAAATCTTATCGGATACGGCGCGAAAACGGTTACGGGCGCTACAAGAATTTTCGCAATTAGGCTCAGGTTATCATTTAGCGATGCGTGATATGGAGATTCGGGGGGTTGGTAGTTTGTTGGGGGCTGAACAGTCTGGACAGGTTGAGGCTATTGGGTTTGAGCTATATACAGAAATGTTGAAAGAGGCGATTAATGAGATTCAAGGGCAGGAAATTCCTACGGTGGAAGACACTCAAGTTGATCTTAATGTGATGGCGTTTATTCCTGAGCGTTATATTAGTGATACTGATCAAAAAATGGACGCTTATCGGGCTTTAGCCACTGCTACATCGCAACGACAAATTAAACAAATTGAGGCGGATTGGTTGGATAGA